From the Populus nigra chromosome 13, ddPopNigr1.1, whole genome shotgun sequence genome, the window CTTTTCTTACGAGTACAAAAGAATGATTTAAGATattctttttcccttttcttgtgAGTTCTTTAAAGTTGCTTGAGTTTAAAGAAAGAGGTGATAGCTTTAAGCTCCAGATCCAATTTCCCCAAGATCCCACAGCAAAATTCTCCTTTCCATGGCATGATCACTAGTGTAAATTACTTGAAAGGTAAAGAGACAATGATTTGAAAAGAAGAGCCAGGTCTACAGAAGTACAAAAGAATGATGCACACACCATGACTTGCCATAAGTTATGGCAAGTCATGGTGTGTGAATCATTCATTTCTCTATGGCATCCATCAAGCACTTCTGCAACATGTACAGCacggtgaaaaaaaaaacgtaggGAACAAATTGCTTAGGAGCTGGGACAGAGGGAAAACAAGAATGATTTCTGGGTACATGTCAGTAGCTCTGATAGATTCATATGAAATACATCTGGGTTTTATTCTGTTAGATTGCCTTCAAACTTCAAGCAGCGCCTACTGGATATATGATTAGAATTAGACAGCATTGCTCCTTCGTGAGAGTACCGTCGGTGTGGTTGATGCATTTTGGGTTTGTTTGGATTAAaagctgatatcaaaaatgatatttaaaaaatttaaaagtatttttaatgtatttcagaatgaaaaatattttataaagtaattattatcacaTTTTCAAATATCTTCTACGTCCATGGAAAGGTGACGTTGTTTAATCTCTAATGAGTTTGGGATGAGATTGACAATTGATCATTataggatgaaattgagaatcaTGCAATACACTCAGGATGATAATGGGGTTTTGCCTATTTTCTTAGTACAAAAGTAAAGGAATAGTTCTGGTTTAGGAACGAACAGAATCAACAGATTTGGGTTCTCAAGCACCTCAGTTGGTTAATATTCAAAGCTGCGGTTAACTCCAATCTCGAGAAGGATCAtacaacttttttgttttttgatgattAAGTTAAGAAGCATCTTAACTGCAGCACGACATTGATTTGAACTTAATCTAATCGTCACTTCAGTCTTTAAAACAGGGCTAAAACTTTCTATCCCACTAAATGAAAATAGTTTTCTAATTTCTCATGCATGAAATCACAGGTCGAGCAAATGAAGGGGACTTGCCCTTCATTGATAGAAAGTCGcagagaaatcaagaaaaaaacttggTCAAAGTACTAAAGAAGACTGTCACCTCAGAAAAGAAACATACTTTGCAGCTTACTAAAAGAATATGCCAATTTTTTCACATTTGGACAATACAACTTTATCAAGTGGGAGAGGACTGAGGAGAGTGGAATCTTAGCTACCCTTTTACTCTGTTTCCTAACTTTGTTTTATAAGATGCATGCCCCCACccacccaccaccaccaccaccaccaccaccttcttTCTTAATTTCCATTTCTTGATTAATCCTTCCTTTTGAGAGTAAAACTAGAGAAAATCTTAAAGCGGGAACAGAAAGAGAAACAGAGGAAAGTTGGCATCatgaagaaaggaaaagggaagCAAAAGAACCACCAAAAGCAAATCACTTTAGCAGGCTGAGATTTGAGTTGCAATAGTTTATTTTCCTGCATGCATGAGAAACATTATTGGCAGTCAGAAATCATGCTAACCAGATATGAAAGAAGATTAATCAAGGCAAGAAAACTTGGGATTTTACCATTTCCTCCAAACACCTTTCCCAggaaagcaagaaaaatgatgaccAATGCCACTCCAGCCAATATTCCAATAATAATTGCAAACGTCTTCTCACCATCATTGGTATATTTATCTGCTtttggagagagagagttaGCAAGAACCGCTTATCATGAAATGGCAACCCAATTATTTCtcttatttcaaaacattcTAATGTTAAaactttttactattttaagaTAAGTTTTTGTACCCTTTCCTCCAAATCCTAGGTACATCAttggcaaaaaaataataataaaaattcaatattttataataaattggTGAAGATAAATTATGTTTGGTGAGTGTTTTATGCAGaagaattaataaataagaatgaacatgtttgattaaaaatatattaaatctaaaataaatttgaaataattttttataattttaaaataaaaaagatataatctCTACTCCGATTATCTTTTCCTCttatattccaaaataataaccATACGTGATCATTATTTAGTTCTTGATTTCATGATATTTTCTTGAGAGGGGAAGATTTAATGTAAATTTCTATCACACCAGCATTTGAGGCATAGAAAAAATGATTAACACTTTTTGGGAGAAATCTTGTActaatttacataaaaataattatcaacaaaaattaagtactataaacatattcatcactctaattagggaaaaaaaaaaaactaacaaattcaTCACAATTTGAAAGCATGGATTACCACTATGAGCCTTGGAATAAGCATGAGGCCCACCGGTGGTGTACCTAGCATAGCACTTAGCCAAGAACATATCACCGTAATCCGCAGTGCCGCAGTCTGATTTCAGCCGTCCGATCGCCTCCGACAAACAATCCTGGCATTCTTCGACGCTCAGGTCACCGACACATTGAGCCACCCCCTGGACATTACCCGACCCACCAACCCGGTAAAGCCCACTTGTCCCAGCCAAGCTCCCTAACACTGCATCCCTAAGGTTCATAGCATCCGTATCGTACCCAACCGAAGGTCCACATTTCTTCAACACCACAGTCTTATCTTCCACACCCAAAAACGTCGTGTTATCATACTTCACATAACATCCTTGTAGCTGCAGTGCTCCACCACAGGTCTGAGCACATAGGACACCGAGTTGACTCACTGCTCGAGAGACACACGTGGCACAATCCGGCATTGACAGGTCACCGCGGCACTGGTAAAGACCATAAACAACATCTTGTGTGCTTGAGCCCATGATGGTATAGTTGTTGTAAGAAGAGTAAGTGGCTGAGTTGACAAGAGAAGTAAGGAGAGAATTAAGGTTGGACTCATAAGGCGAGTCttgtacatatttttcttgagtACAGCCTCCAACGACAAATGCGTCTgttgaatctgaaagtgaagGGCTAGGGAGAGATGACAAAGAGAAGAGGAACGTGAAGGTTAAGAGTAGTGTTGAACTCGTTGTTCTTCCCATGTCTAGACAAGTTTCAGAcagggagagaaagagagagagtgagagagagagagagagaggatataGAGGCAAATCGAAGCCGTTGGTTATGAAATTAACGTGAGCTTAATACAAGACTCTTGTTTCTCTCATCTCCACCAGTCTTTTTGTGTGGCTCCTTCTTTAATTCCATGTACGTGGGAGAATAGGcctttatatattaataataataataaaaattagtgGGATCGATCATTCGTTATGAagtaacatgattaaaaaacaattatttggataattttttttattgatgttgtaATTAACGAAGAATTATTAAATATACCAATACGGTTAAGAGTTAAATTCCTACATTCGCTTGGGATTTATATGAACTCATGTAAgagttaaatattttcaaattaatccaATATTTTTCTGTTGGGATAGCCATATTAATTATTTGTCATAATGGGTATTAagtttggtttcttttcttaattaactTGTAGCATACAATTAGTttgtctaaaacaaaaaaagatgatCATTACATGGTCGGATCAAAGCAGTTTGAGGGTGTTCTTAATTAACTTCTAGcatataattagtttatttattttggagcAATGATGGGTAATTTCATGGCATTTGGAGAACTATATATCACTCTTAAcaagtataatatttataattagaataaaaattgcCGATAAAATCATAATCCAGGTTTCCTTCCGACATAATAAAAGTAATAGTAACATTAAAGAAGGTTCTggcaattaattaatatatagtgtAGACCCAAGAGgaagaaaatatttctttcgATCCCTTGTAAAGGCATGAATGTACATGAACTAAAAGCTACTATATATTTTGACATTCGAGAGTCTTACAATGATGTCAGAATATACACTACATGTAAAATTGAACTTTgctatgaacaaaaaaaatcctgcTTAGGAGAGGTTCTAACTTTTTGCTAGTGATAGGGTTTATACTCCAGTGGACGACTATATATACAACTcgaaacaattaaatttttttgaaatgaaaagatgAACTAGACTATAGggttctaaattttttttaaatattattttaatatatttttaataaaaaaaatatcttttatcaCATTATTAAAAATGCATAACCTAAACCTTAACCTAAGTTAACTGTAAGTTAGGCTATACACCTAGTCCATTTAGAATTTGGTTATTCAAGGCTTGAATTGATAGATGATTGGTTAACTAGTTTAATCTGatgaaaatctaatttttaatgtgttcattaattttttattattaaaataatattattttattaaaaaaaattgagagtcAACACATCTGACTAATAGCTCAAGTCTTCACCCAAGTCCACACAAATCAAGTTTTACAGCTTTGTACACTAGAGGTTCTGATTCTTTTttcacaattattttttgaacaTTTTAGAATTTCAAAATCGCCGTATCTTTATCTCTTCAATATTGTTCCATCTCATCCTAGCGTCCTACTTCAGCTCCTGTGAATCTACTACTGAACTAACGTgggtattaattaattagatagcTTGCTCATAATAAATAATGgagaattaattaagtggtgactcttcatcatcttcatcttcatcttcatcgttctttctttcttaatctTAGAGACTCTTATCTATATTGTGCCCTATATATTGCCtctcaattaagaaaaataaattattagttagttagtttatatatatatatatatatatatatatatatatatataatactggGTGTCTTTTCATGCAGAGCTGTAGCTAAAACAATTTGCACTGGCATTTACGACTAGAACAACTCAACAAAAGGGTGTTTTTGCTcccttttcatctttttatccCATAATGCATGCACATAGCTTTTTCAAGTGAAGACACACAAACCTCTGTACTAGTTGCACTGCATCACCCACACTCTACTTTAAACCTACTTTGGCAGGAGGGAAAGCaacctatttatatatataaattcctTAGCGAAAAGGGAACTTAgtaaacaaggaaaagaaaatgaaatggaaaggaaaaagaacCTATCTCCAGCAAtcaatcggtttttttttattttttttttccgaagAGATTTCTATTTATCAAAACAACAAGATACGAAAAGAAAAACCCCTTTGAAATATTACGTACTAAACTTTTGAGGGCTAGCTCGAATCATAAGAATTTTGTACTTGATTGCCAAACAAAACAGAGAAATGTTCAGACTTCTTGCTCACTGTAGATTTAACTTCGTATAAAGGCAATTATATAGTGTATTAATTTGTTCCAAGATTTCTAAGCTGACAATATTGCGCCCACAGATGCGTGTGGGGCATTTCGGAATTAATGTTCCAAAGTTTTGTTCTCACTTCCAAACAGAACTCAACGGTATGGTCTCTCAGACACACATGTACAATCACATGCAGCTTTTGATGGTTGCATCGAAATTTAGCCACCATGAACTAGGTTTTGGTTGTTTCTCTCGAGGATAAGGAAGGTAGATGGAAGATGTCATATTCAATAATGTCGTTTAAGATTTATGGTAGTTTGTCTTGGTATCTCAATTTGCCAACACTACTGAGTTGTGGTGTCACACTTTACCCACTGATGTCTAGTCATTATAATAGGAGGGTCTGAGAATACtgtaataatatttgttttttaaaatattttttatttagatatatattaaaataattttttttattttaaaaaaatatttttaatatcaacatatcaaaaacaatctaaaaatatcaaaaaaaaattaatttaaagtaaagaaaaaaataaaaaatttaatatatatctaatttaaatccttgttcatatataaaattaattgctATATTTTCCAATTTTTATTAACGTAATGATtacaatatcaaatttaatacctatccgttttaatttatttttttgtcaacttaATGATTACAATAGGAATTTTAATACATattccatttttaatttttaattacctTAATTAGCCTTTTCCATATATACCGTTGGTTATTCGcttcctaagaaaaaaaaacatgttaggcGCGCCACTTATAATTTCCTTATTTATTGTCttgattattaaataaataatacatgtttttctttcaacaagGTTTTATACCATGACTTATCATCTCCTTTTAAATGtagtttttcttctaaaaaataaaaaacattatgcaatatatataaaactctaGACCATATAGCCAAAACACTGTAgacttattatttaaatttaacttttttaaaaatttgattcttaattttttttgcatgattgtatttttttttgtggccaaattaaagaacaattgaatcgataaaattaaaagacaaaggaTCAAAATAGAGAAAACACCTCAAATAGATGATGGTTTCAAAATTCAtacaaaaagtttaatttagtctttaaaatttataaattatacctATTAGATCCATCAATATTCTTGcaattcaattttggtataaaaaatgaattattttttagttcctggtttgagagaggagagagatcGTTGGATTCCGGTGGTAGAGAGAAAAAACCAGAGTTGTCAataatttcaaccacaaaatGATCGATTTTGGTGTCAAAGGGTTTAATTTGGTGAGGATAGTTTcatttaggtatttttttttcattttaaaattgccTAAAAAACTAGATCTAAgcttaagaaatattttagttttgggttgatttcaagttttttttaattgttttttaaggcTATTTATGAGTTTGTAAAGGTGTTTATGCGCTTTTCTAgatgttttgggtcaaaaaatATAGATCCTATTTTTCCAGCCACCACACTAACCAAAATCTAGGGAATACCAAACACCATGTcatcatcatttatttattttttcaagaaatattgCGGCGAAAAACATATCATCCATcccattatatttttaaaaatagggtCATCGCGCGGACCCTTTCAAAATAGATAAGGCACGTGGCCTCTttcattgtttctttcttttggtatttttgccttttatgaaataaaaaccatgtttttttatatgttttttttttaattttttgatttacatccacctcttgatttttttaaaaatgtatttaattattattaatgatttttttatttatcaacataaatagttattgatttatttaattatatatgtgcatataat encodes:
- the LOC133670678 gene encoding plasmodesmata-located protein 7-like → MGRTTSSTLLLTFTFLFSLSSLPSPSLSDSTDAFVVGGCTQEKYVQDSPYESNLNSLLTSLVNSATYSSYNNYTIMGSSTQDVVYGLYQCRGDLSMPDCATCVSRAVSQLGVLCAQTCGGALQLQGCYVKYDNTTFLGVEDKTVVLKKCGPSVGYDTDAMNLRDAVLGSLAGTSGLYRVGGSGNVQGVAQCVGDLSVEECQDCLSEAIGRLKSDCGTADYGDMFLAKCYARYTTGGPHAYSKAHSDKYTNDGEKTFAIIIGILAGVALVIIFLAFLGKVFGGNGK